GCTTTCGCCTTGAGCTTGCCGCCCTGAATCCGTGAGATGGCCGTGTGCAGCCCGAGTGCATGCTTCATCACCTTGATTTTGTTATCCCACATCACTTTGCTGATCGGCGGCGCGTTGCGCATATAGCGGTTTTTCAGCGCCTGCGTGTAGTCATACAGCGCTTTATCACTCATCACGTCGTGGGTGTCCGGATAACGTTCCTGCAGAAACGCGCCTAAGCGCTGATGGGCGATCAGCGTCTGAACCTGCTCAAGAAGGGGGGCAGGATAACCCTGAAGGTAGATCAGTGAGGACATTAGGGATTCCAGGCGAAAGACAGTATACTGCGCCCCCGATTTTGGGGCGAAAATCAACCAAAGTGTACCACGCCGGAGAATTCATGAGCCAACTTGAACTGAACGATCGCACACTGATCCTGCATCGCTTCCCGCAGATGCGTGACGAAAGTCCATTACAAGCCTGGGATGCGGCTGATGAATATCTGTTACAGCAGGCGCTGCCGGAAGGCCCGGTGC
This genomic window from Pantoea sp. Lij88 contains:
- a CDS encoding M48 family metallopeptidase gives rise to the protein MSSLIYLQGYPAPLLEQVQTLIAHQRLGAFLQERYPDTHDVMSDKALYDYTQALKNRYMRNAPPISKVMWDNKIKVMKHALGLHTAISRIQGGKLKAKAEIRISTFFRLAPEPFLRMIVVHELAHLKEKDHDKAFYQLCCHMEPDYHQLEFDARLWMTDQAMRGNAA